In one window of Saccharomyces paradoxus chromosome VII, complete sequence DNA:
- the SWC4 gene encoding Swc4p (Component of the Swr1p complex that incorporates Htz1p into chromatin~similar to YGR002C), which produces MSSSDIFDVLNIKQRSRSPTNGQISVPSSSAANRAKPQVTGMQRELFNLLGENQPPVVIQSGNNFKEKMLSTSKPSPWSFVEFKANSSVTLRHWVKGSKELIGDTPKESTYSKFNQHLSIPSFKKEEYEAFMNETGNQKSVENEKNSNDNFTNEKKNEDKNSWTFEEIEYLFNLCRKYDLRWFLIFDRYNYNDSRTLEDLKEKFYHICRNYFKASNPSNPLLSSLNFSAEKEIERKKYLQRLLSRSAAEIAEEEALVVESKKFEMAAKRTLAERESLLRLLDSPHSDQTITQYLTSQGMSQLYNALLADKTRKRKHDSNIPENPWMKQQQQFAQHRQLQQMNVKKLEVKENLSPKKTKRQRQEMQTALKRKSESAYAEQLLKDFNSDERKALGVITHGEKLSPGVYLRSTKLSTFKPALQNKILAILQELSLPSRPVMPSYDVMERQEELLKKINTLIDLKKHVDKYEAGMSITK; this is translated from the coding sequence ATGTCATCTTCAGATATATTTGATGTGCTAAATATTAAACAAAGATCTAGAAGTCCAACAAATGGCCAGATATCAGTGCCTTCATCCTCGGCAGCCAACCGAGCCAAGCCCCAGGTTACGGGCATGCAAAGAGAACTATTTAACTTATTGGGGGAAAATCAACCGCCCGTCGTTATTCAATCCGGAAATaacttcaaagaaaagatgcTTTCGACGTCCAAACCATCTCCCTGGTCATTTGTAGAGTTCAAAGCCAATAGCTCTGTGACTTTGCGCCATTGGGTCAAGGGTTCCAAAGAACTAATAGGAGATACACCAAAGGAATCGACATATTCTAAGTTCAATCAGCACTTATCTATTCCAtcattcaaaaaggaagagtACGAGGCTTTTATGAATGAGACAGGAAATCAAAAAAGCgtggaaaatgaaaaaaattccaatgACAACTTtacaaatgaaaagaagaatgaagataaaaatagCTGGacctttgaagaaatagaatATCTTTTCAATCTCTGCAGAAAGTATGATCTACGTTGGTTCTTAATCTTCGATAGATACAACTATAATGATTCAAGAACACTTGAAGAtctcaaagaaaaattttaccatATATGTAGGAACTATTTCAAGGCAAGTAATCCTAGCAATCCGCTTTTATCTTCtctgaatttttcagctgAGAAGGAGAtagaaaggaagaaatatttacagCGTCTTCTCTCTCGTTCCGCAGCAGAAATTGCTGAAGAGGAGGCACTCGTAGTAGagtcaaaaaaatttgaaatggCTGCCAAGAGAACACTCGCAGAAAGGGAATCACTGCTCCGACTATTAGATTCGCCACATTCAGATCAGACAATTACACAATACCTTACATCTCAGGGAATGTCTCAGTTATATAATGCACTTCTAGCGGACAAAACTAGAAAGCGCAAGCACGATTCGAACATCCCTGAAAATCCCTGGATgaagcagcaacagcagtTTGCCCAACATAGACAACTTCAACAAATGAATGTGAAAAAACTGGAGGTCAAGGAAAATCTCTCCCCTaagaaaaccaaaagaCAAAGGCAAGAGATGCAAACGGCgctcaaaagaaaatccgAAAGCGCATACGCCGAACAATTGCTGAAAGATTTTAATTCAGATGAAAGGAAGGCGCTGGGTGTGATTACGCATGGTGAGAAGCTATCGCCGGGTGTATACTTAAGATCTACAAAATTATCAACCTTTAAACCTGCGCTACAGAACAAAATTCTTGCCATCCTCCAAGAACTATCGTTACCTTCTCGCCCTGTGATGCCTTCATATGATGTAATGGAAAGACAAGAGGAgctcttgaaaaaaatcaataccCTTATCGACTTAAAAAAACACGTCGACAAATACGAGGCTGGTATGTCTATCACCAAGTGA
- the CUL3 gene encoding cullin CUL3 (Ubiquitin-protein ligase~similar to YGR003W): MITNKKIKINVPEKLGLSEQSFEESWEIVKYAIDRIYGDDIADLSFEQVYRTIYTVVLNRKGSILYNKLQTYLIQKLSFLRETTIKDNAHDYEFLETMARLWETQCHCFKITGDLMMYMDKVYCKPNRCLEVYDMCLDLFRIEILQKCSSSLISALISDIESIRDLGSVDSKHTSLWKVLIGMMETLHDNRDSFFLTDFEPVLISTTEEYYNKAIDIKLLTPIDSLEKIRKLRQFENMLDSSFLNVDSHNKLKTVLGNVLIWGKLSDVIEDLTHEAMELSDGKLLQEIYDLSSEEKYRKTIIESIKSYIGKNAIKIPFKEGSRKKGQNAITWSSETVRLYHSQHLFLENIKFGSIRLNNLTADISVAILNDVFSMYFSKEGALPSEYFSTYVDYCMKRAKENDAEVVKIKQELLDSTKLIGLLTEKDIFEKTYKKQLSRRLLQQRSLVEIEKWMVQMIKKVLGTFFTSKMEIMLRDISLSSEIFQAFKNSTANSIEYLSFVPQVLTRTSWPFQSTNPIDETISLPPRMSQILAAFEGYYSSKYKERVLKWAHHLSVIEIGCQFNSGYYEISFSVYAGVIFLLFEDYEELTLGEIYELTHIPEGDVNSLVLSMSTIPRCKILKKSSNSGIIKFSVNYFFSSPNRKVKVPVIAGPILSHKSDNLATPSSVDTYDNEIIMELNATIVRIMKTEGKLNHQQLLERATKQSRPRFSLTPSLFKRSIQLLVEKEYIQRDADDASYYHYLS; this comes from the coding sequence ATGATTactaataagaaaataaagataaatGTTCCAGAAAAACTCGGCCTGTCGGAACAATCTTTTGAGGAATCGTGGGAAATAGTTAAATATGCCATTGATCGCATTTACGGCGATGACATAGCCGACCTTTCGTTCGAACAAGTGTACAGGACCATTTATACTGTGGTTCTAAATAGAAAGGGGTCGATACTTTATAACAAATTGCAAACTTATCTAATCCAAAAACTAAGTTTCTTAAGGGAAACGACAATCAAGGACAATGCGCATGATTATGAATTTCTCGAAACAATGGCACGATTGTGGGAAACGCAATGCCATTGCTTTAAAATCACGGGAGACCTAATGATGTATATGGATAAAGTGTATTGCAAGCCAAATAGATGCTTGGAGGTATATGACATGTGCCTCGATCTTTTTCGGATCGaaatattacaaaaatGCTCTTCTTCTCTCATTTCAGCACTAATATCTGATATAGAAAGCATTCGTGATTTGGGATCCGTCGATTCCAAACACACTAGTCTGTGGAAGGTATTAATAGGAATGATGGAGACATTACATGACAATAGGGatagttttttcttgactGATTTTGAGCCCGTCTTAATTAGCACTACAGAAGAGTACTATAATAAAGCTATTGATATTAAATTGTTAACGCCAATTGACAGCCTGGAAAAAATCAGGAAGTTGAGGCAGTTTGAAAATATGCTCGactcttcttttttaaatgtGGATTCTCATAATAAGTTGAAAACTGTGTTAGGAAATGTTCTCATATGGGGAAAGTTGAGTGATGTTATTGAGGATTTAACGCATGAAGCAATGGAGCTTTCAGATGGAAAGCTGCTTCAAGAAATCTATGATTTATCAagcgaagaaaaatatcGCAAAACTATCATTGAGTCTATCAAGTCCTACATTGGCAAAAACGCCATAAAAATTCCTTTTAAGGAAGGCAGTCGCAAGAAAGGGCAGAATGCGATCACTTGGTCGTCAGAGACTGTGAGATTATATCACAGTCAGCACttgtttttggaaaatattaaatttGGTTCAATTCGTCTTAACAATTTGACTGCGGACATATCCGTTGCAATACTTAACGATGTTTTCTCGATGTATTTCTCTAAAGAAGGAGCATTACCATCGGAATACTTTTCCACCTACGTGGACTACTGTATGAAACGAGCAAAGGAAAACGATGCCGAGGTAGTGAAAATCAAGCAAGAGTTGCTTGATAGCACCAAATTAATCGGATTGCTAACCGAGAAGGATATATTCGAAAAAACTTATAAAAAGCAACTCTCCAGAAGATTATTGCAACAAAGGTCTTTAGtagaaattgaaaagtgGATGGTacaaatgataaagaaggTTTTGGgaactttttttacctcAAAAATGGAGATAATGCTGCGAGATATATCTTTATCTTCTGAAATATTCCAAGCATTCAAAAACTCAACAGCAAACAGCATAGAATATTTGAGTTTTGTGCCACAAGTTTTGACGAGAACGAGTTGGCCCTTTCAAAGTACTAACCCAATTGACGAAACCATTTCACTACCTCCTAGGATGTCACAAATCTTAGCTGCCTTTGAGGGCTACTACTCCTcaaaatacaaagaaaGGGTGCTAAAGTGGGCTCATCATTTAAGTGTGATTGAGATTGGCTGCCAGTTCAATAGCGGTTATTACGAAATAAGCTTTTCTGTTTATGCTGGAgttattttccttttatttgAGGATTACGAAGAATTAACGCTGGGAGAGATATATGAACTAACTCATATTCCTGAAGGTGATGTTAACTCACTTGTATTGTCAATGTCGACAATACCCAGATgcaagattttgaaaaagtcatcaaattcagGAATTATTAAATTCTCTGttaattatttcttttcttctccaaACAGGAAAGTGAAAGTTCCGGTCATTGCAGGCCCTATACTATCTCACAAATCTGATAACTTGGCAACTCCAAGTTCTGTAGATACCTATGataatgaaattattatgGAGCTTAATGCTACTATTGTTCGTATCATGAAAACAGAAGGTAAGCTAAACCATCAGCAGTTACTTGAAAGAGCTACCAAGCAGTCACGGCCTCGGTTCAGTCTTACACCGAGCCTCTTTAAACGAAGTATCCAGCTCTTAGTGGAGAAAGAATACATTCAGAGAGATGCGGATGATGCTTCTTATTACCATTACCTTTCTTAA
- the PEX31 gene encoding peroxisome biogenesis protein (Peroxisomal integral membrane protein~similar to YGR004W), with protein MSEISNENLEPNQIIVAESAESKNKGIRSALRKRRGKLSAQTYEEDQEAILSSPLLTSTPKTVSRSLVRLYPYLIVVDNFLSIITWSNDNIAANLLGIFVFTVCVLYFGFITKYFGHVMIVGIIWVYLLIDKHVQETMASCPSLDDIIHVMDRVSMKSSAVLSPITILSGQDVRRLLFTIAFLSPVYIFLTMFVLSPNYLMLIGGLYVLTYHSKLIRRMRRYLWKFRVVRLLVFFITGLDLGGPDNNKRLFASVNKKIRSFVWNEVGNTSNTKKTVLFKVALFENQRRWLGIGWTSTMLSYERASWTDEFLNTSPSPEVFTLPEEQSGMAWEWHDKDWVLDLTNDGIIQLPASAIKTKAKPGADEGFIYYDNTWNNPSATDTYKKYTRRRRWIRTATVTTTYDDEPIVEKATTTSPDLKSEGNDRVRKRKVSFSAANEVHIIPSSDSNKLIEMSDISMTSPQ; from the coding sequence ATGAGTGAAATAAGTAATGAAAATTTAGAGCCAAACCAAATTATAGTAGCTGAGTCTGCAGAAAGCAAGAATAAAGGCATTCGTAGCGCTTTGAGAAAACGAAGAGGTAAATTAAGCGCCCAAACTTATGAGGAGGATCAAGAGGCTATTTTATCGTCTCCTTTATTGACCTCAACACCTAAAACAGTCTCCAGATCACTAGTGAGGTTGTACCCATATTTAATCGTTGTGGATAACTTTCTGAGTATCATCACTTGGTCCAATGACAATATCGCTGCGAACTTGCTTGGAATATTCGTATTTACGGTTTGTGTTCTATACTTCGGGTTCATTACGAAGTATTTTGGACATGTAATGATCGTTGGTATAATATGGGTATATCTTTTAATTGACAAGCACGTTCAGGAAACGATGGCATCTTGCCCTTCATTAGATGATATAATACACGTTATGGATAGGGTTTCTATGAAGTCTAGTGCTGTGTTATCTCCTATTACAATTTTAAGCGGTCAGGATGTTAGAAGGCTGTTATTCACCATTGCTTTCTTATCCCCAGtttacatttttcttaCGATGTTTGTGCTATCTCCAAACTATTTAATGTTAATAGGAGGTCTGTACGTGCTTACGTACCATTCTAAACTAATCCGAAGAATGAGAAGATATTTATGGAAATTCCGTGTCGTTAGGTTACTTGTATTCTTCATAACAGGATTAGATCTTGGAGGACCAGATAATAATAAGCGCTTGTTTGCTTCCGttaacaagaaaataaggTCCTTTGTTTGGAATGAGGTAGGTAATACATCTAACACTAAAAAGACTGTACTTTTTAAGGTTgctctttttgaaaaccaACGTCGCTGGCTTGGTATCGGATGGACATCAACTATGTTGAGCTATGAAAGGGCATCTTGGACAGATGAATTTCTAAATACTTCCCCAAGCCCAGAAGTGTTTACTTTACCGGAGGAGCAGTCCGGAATGGCATGGGAATGGCACGATAAAGATTGGGTGCTCGATCTAACAAACGATGGAATCATCCAGCTTCCTGCTTCTGCTATCAAGACGAAAGCTAAACCAGGTGCAGATGAAGGTTTCATATATTATGATAATACTTGGAATAATCCCTCCGCAACGgatacatataaaaagtaCACAAGAAGGCGGAGGTGGATTAGGACTGCAACGGTAACCACGACGTATGACGATGAACCTATTGTAGAGAAAGCTACAACGACTTCCCCTGATTTGAAGAGCGAAGGAAATGATAGAGttagaaaaaggaaagttTCATTTAGTGCAGCAAATGAAGTGCATATTATACCTTCCTCGGATAGTAACAAATTAATAGAAATGTCCGATATTTCAATGACTTCTCCACAATGA
- the TFG2 gene encoding transcription factor IIF subunit TFG2 (TFIIF (Transcription Factor II) middle subunit~similar to YGR005C), whose translation MSSGSAGAPALSNNSATSVGKEKSGNISGDEYLSQEEEVFDGNDIENNETKVYEESLDLDLERSNRQVWLVRLPMFLAEKWRDRNNLHGQELGKIRINKDGSKITLLLNENDNDSIPHEYDLELTKKVVENEYVFTEQNLKKYQQRKKELEADPEKQRQAYLKKQEREEELKKKQQQQKRRNNRKKFNHRVMTDRDGRDRYIPYVKTIPKKTAIVGTVCHECQVMPSMNDPNYHKIVEQRRNIVKLNNKERITTLDETVGVTMSHTGMSMRSDNSNFLKVGREKAKSNIKSIRMPKKEILDYLFKLFDEYDYWSLKGLKERTRQPEAHLKECLDKVATLVKKGPYAFKYTLRPEYKKLKEEERKATLGELADEQTGSAGDSAQGEAEADLEDEIEMEDVV comes from the coding sequence ATGAGCAGTGGTTCAGCAGGAGCACCGGCACTTTCTAACAATTCTGCGACTTCTGTGGGGAAGGAGAAATCAGGTAATATTTCCGGTGACGAATATCTCTCTcaagaggaagaagttTTTGACGGTAATGATATTGAGAACAACGAAACCAAAGTTTATGAAGAATCCTTAGACTTGGACTTGGAACGTAGTAATAGACAAGTCTGGTTAGTTAGATTGCCGATGTTTCTAGCAGAGAAATGGAGGGACAGAAACAACTTGCACGGTCAAGAATTGGGTAAAATTAGAATAAACAAGGACGGTAGTAAAATCACACTACTTCTGAATGAAAACGATAACGATTCTATACCGCACGAGTATGATTTAGAGCttacaaaaaaagtggTAGAAAACGAATATGTTTTTACTGaacaaaatttaaagaaatatcAACAACGAAAAAAGGAGTTGGAGGCAGATCCTGAAAAGCAAAGACAAGCTTACttgaagaaacaagaacGTGAGGAAGAACTTAAGAagaagcagcagcaacaaaaACGTAgaaacaatagaaaaaagttcaatCACAGAGTTATGACAGATAGGGATGGAAGAGATAGATATATACCATATGTGAAAACGATTCCTAAAAAAACTGCCATTGTAGGTACTGTCTGTCACGAATGTCAGGTTATGCCATCAATGAATGATCCTAATTATCATAAAATTGTTGAACAGAGAAGAAATATCGTCAAGCTTAATAATAAGGAAAGAATTACAACTTTGGATGAAACCGTTGGTGTGACGATGAGTCACACCGGTATGTCTATGAGGTCAGACAACTCGAATTTCCTGAAAGTGGGACGTGAGAAAGCCAAGAGCAATATCAAATCTATTCGTATGccaaaaaaggaaatcttGGACTATTTGTTCAAATTGTTTGATGAATATGACTACTGGTCTTTGAAGGGGTTGAAGGAACGTACTAGGCAACCTGAAGCACATTTAAAGGAATGTTTAGATAAGGTTGCCACTCTTGTGAAAAAGGGCCCGTATGCATTCAAGTATACTTTAAGGCCAGagtacaaaaaattgaaagaggAGGAGAGAAAGGCAACTTTAGGTGAGCTAGCTGATGAGCAGACAGGTTCCGCTGGTGACAGTGCACAAGGAGAAGCGGAGGCTGATTTGGAGGATGAAATAGAAATGGAAGATGTCGTTTAG
- the PRP18 gene encoding mRNA splicing protein PRP18 (Splicing factor and component of snRNP U5~similar to YGR006W) translates to MNLDLTSILKGEISKKQKELAYSKGAQQPCNEKSQAQESANIDEIPREIEQESTNEKNLPDNQPDEDIGATISKLENRPDRIQQAIAQDNTTSVIIDPSQIGSTEGKSLLSMKCNLYIHEILSRWKASLDEYHPELFLDTKKALFPLLLQLRRGQLASDLLISLATVLYHLQQPKEINLAVQSYMKLSIGNVAWPIGVTSVGIHARSAHSKIQGGRNAANIMIDERTRLWITSIKRLITFEEWYASNRHSLE, encoded by the coding sequence ATGAACTTAGATCTAACTAGTATCTTAAAAGGAGAAATATCTAAGAAGCAAAAAGAGCTGGCTTACTCTAAAGGTGCTCAGCAACCATGCAATGAGAAATCCCAGGCACAGGAAAGTGCAAACATTGACGAAATACCACGAGAAATAGAGCAAGAAAgtacaaatgaaaaaaaccTGCCAGATAATCAGCcagatgaagatattgGGGCCACCATTAGTAAATTAGAAAATCGGCCAGATAGAATACAACAAGCCATAGCTCAAGACAATACTACTTCTGTAATCATCGATCCATCACAAATTGGTTCTACTGAAGGAAAATCTCTTCTGTCAATGAAATGtaatttatatattcaCGAAATATTATCTCGTTGGAAGGCGTCCTTGGATGAGTATCATCCGGAGCTATTCCTAGACACTAAGAAAGCGCTCTTTCCActccttcttcaattgcgAAGGGGCCAGCTCGCTTCGGATTTGTTAATTTCCCTTGCGACCGTTCTCTATCATTTGCAGCAGCCCAAAGAAATAAACTTAGCAGTTCAATCCTACATGAAACTCAGTATCGGTAATGTAGCCTGGCCCATCGGTGTCACCAGCGTAGGAATTCATGCTCGTAGTGCTCATTCGAAAATTCAAGGAGGCCGCAATGCAGCTAACATAATGATTGATGAAAGAACGCGATTATGGATTACCAGTATTAAAAGGCTAATAACTTTTGAGGAATGGTATGCCAGCAACCGCCATAGCTTAGAGTAA
- the ECT1 gene encoding ethanolamine-phosphate cytidylyltransferase (Ethanolamine-phosphate cytidylyltransferase~similar to YGR007W) produces the protein MTVNLDPDRVWIDGCFDFTHHGHAGAILQARRTVSRENGKLYCGVHNDEDIQHNKGSPVMNSLERYEHTRSNRWCSEVVEAAPYVTDPNWMDRYQCQYVVHGDDITLDANGEDCYKLVKEMGRFKVVKRTYGVSTTEIIHRILTKKSLPPTHPDYYPSIQELSFYSVARDAVSKHCYVFQRDLGNVLVNGGYDFNVEDCVYVDGDFDLFHMGDIDQLRRLKMDLHPGKRLIVGVTTSDYSSTIMTMKERVLSVLSCRYVDAVIIDADNTSLSQYNCEKYRIGTAVLKAAGKFSEYLTKELIIKRVESQREVYIARNQKKGMSI, from the coding sequence ATGACGGTAAACTTAGACCCAGATAGAGTTTGGATAGACGGCTGCTTTGATTTCACACATCATGGGCATGCGGGAGCTATCTTGCAGGCACGTCGAACAGTTTCGAGAGAAAATGGTAAACTTTACTGTGGTGTGCATAACGATGAAGATATTCAACATAACAAAGGATCACCGGTGATGAATTCTTTAGAAAGATACGAGCATACTAGATCAAATAGGTGGTGTTCGGAGGTGGTTGAAGCTGCGCCATACGTCACAGATCCCAATTGGATGGATAGGTATCAGTGCCAATATGTTGTTCATGGTGATGACATCACCTTAGATGCCAATGGGGAGGACTGCTACAAACTAGTGAAGGAGATGGGGCGGTTTAAGGTGGTTAAAAGAACGTATGGTGTGAGTACCACCGAGATTATACATAGAATATTGACGAAAAAATCTTTGCCACCGACTCATCCCGATTATTATCCTAGCATCCAGGAATTGAGTTTCTATTCGGTCGCTAGAGATGCGGTTTCAAAGCACTGTTATGTCTTCCAGAGGGATTTGGGCAATGTCTTGGTCAATGGTGGATACGACTTTAATGTAGAAGATTGTGTTTATGTTGATGGAGATTTTGACTTATTCCACATGGGGGATATTGATCAGCTGAGAAGGTTGAAAATGGATCTCCACCCTGGTAAGAGATTAATTGTTGGCGTTACCACGAGCGATTACTCAAGTACCATTATGACAATGAAGGAACGTGTCCTGAGCGTTTTAAGTTGCAGATATGTTGATGCCGTTATCATCGATGCCGACAATACTTCATTATCTCAATATAACTGCGAGAAATATCGTATTGGCACGGCTGTTCTCAAAGCCGCCGGAAAGTTTAGCGAATACTTAACTAAGGAGCTCATTATTAAAAGGGTTGAATCTCAAAGGGAGGTATACATTGCGAGGaaccaaaagaaaggaatgTCCATCTAA
- the STF2 gene encoding ATPase-stabilizing factor family protein (Protein involved in resistance to desiccation stress~similar to YGR008C): MTRTNKWTEREAKPDPKYFSHTGNYGESPNHIKKQGSGKGNWGKPGDEIDDLIDSGEIPPVFKKDRRGSNLQSHEQKFENSQKE; this comes from the coding sequence atgacTAGAACAAACAAGTGGACCGAACGCGAGGCAAAACCTGATCCGAAGTACTTTTCGCACACTGGTAACTATGGCGAATCTCCAAATCATATCAAGAAACAAGGCTCCGGCAAGGGTAACTGGGGTAAGCCAGGTGACGAGATTGATGACTTAATCGATAGCGGAGAAATACCTCCAGTGTTCAAAAAGGATAGAAGAGGTTCAAATTTGCAATCACATGAAcaaaagtttgaaaactCCCAAAAAGAATGA
- the SEC9 gene encoding Sec9p (t-SNARE protein required for secretory vesicle-plasma membrane fusion~similar to YGR009C), whose protein sequence is MGLKKFFKIKPPEEATPEQNKDTLMELGISVKNPNKKRKDKFAAYGKFANDKAEDKVYAPPGYEQYARPQDELEDLNSSPLDANANEATAGPTKGSSGMQNGRNGAESNSVQDPYAIENDDYRYDDDPYAKFQANRSNGGSSANASAYSDFGGGGYNGTSLNSYNNGGSYSNQSSSKSWMNANSSNSLNQSSSTLNARSSKQLRQPPVPTSSDSPLVDQKSPSSNPIQEKRNPYANMNSYGSAYDSNTNKPGSIRHGSSKNANPYASMTNDSYSNGNVNRSANPYSSRSVRQPQYQQAPITYTPSFIASNEAAPNSEVDLNEEPRAGEFDFEEVYADKSAENRAALDEPDLNAVVTNDDSIDLNASEVDHHSRQQQQQQWFMDEQQQQQQDFNATNDQYADQRGYKTFEEIQKEEEARQQQEEDEAVDEIKQEIKFTKQSSVASTRNTLKMAQDAERAGMNTLGMLGHQSEQLNNVEGNLDLMKVQNKVADEKVAELKKLNRSILAVHVSNPFNSKRRRREREEQLKNRKIEEKLMREQTNQQLSQSTQRIEGAMNANNNISEVRERYQRQNVLEKAKRYQFENDEEDDEMELEIDRNLDQIQQVSNRLKKMALTTGKELDSQQKRLNNIEESTDDLDINLHMNTNRLAGIR, encoded by the coding sequence ATGGgattgaagaaatttttcaagattaAGCCTCCAGAGGAAGCGACACCTGAACAGAACAAGGATACTTTAATGGAATTAGGTATTAGTGTCAAAAATCctaacaagaaaagaaaagacaaatTTGCCGCTTACGGCAAATTCGCGAATGATAAAGCTGAAGATAAGGTATATGCACCACCAGGTTATGAGCAATATGCTAGGCCACAGGATGAACTTGAGGACTTGAATTCTTCTCCCTTAGATGCCAATGCTAACGAAGCAACTGCTGGTCCTACCAAAGGGTCAAGTGGCATGCAAAATGGGAGAAATGGCGCAGAATCAAATTCTGTGCAAGATCCTTACGCTATCGAAAATGATGATTACCGATATGATGACGATCCTTatgcaaaatttcaagcCAATAGAAGTAATGGAGGAAGTAGCGCCAATGCTTCGGCATATAGTGATTTCGGAGGAGGAGGGTATAATGGCACATCTTTGAATTCATATAATAACGGTGGCTCGTATAGCAACCAAAGCAGCTCAAAAAGCTGGATGAATGCGAATAGCAGTAATAGTCTAAATCAATCAAGCAGCACTTTAAACGCAAGGTCTTCGAAGCAATTAAGGCAACCTCCAGTTCCAACTTCAAGCGATAGCCCATTGGTCGACCAAAAGAGTCCCTCATCAAATCCaatacaagaaaagagaaatcCTTACGCTAATATGAATAGTTACGGCAGTGCGTATGATTCTAATACTAATAAACCTGGCAGTATTCGACACGGAAGCTCTAAGAATGCAAACCCGTACGCTTCTATGACGAACGACTCGTATAGTAATGGAAATGTAAATAGGTCCGCAAATCCATATTCAAGTAGAAGTGTGCGTCAGCCGCAATATCAACAGGCACCAATAACCTATACGCCGTCCTTTATTGCTTCTAATGAAGCAGCACCCAATAGTGAAGTTGATTTAAATGAAGAGCCCAGAGCGGGtgaatttgattttgaagaggTCTATGCCGACAAGTCTGCGGAAAATAGAGCGGCATTAGATGAACCTGATTTAAATGCAGTAGTAACGAATGACGATTCTATAGACTTGAACGCGTCCGAAGTTGATCACCATTCAAgacagcagcagcagcaacagtGGTTCATGGATgagcagcagcaacaacagcaagaCTTTAACGCAACCAATGACCAGTATGCAGACCAAAGAGGCTATAAAACGTTCgaagaaatacaaaaagAGGAGGAGGCTCGGCAGCAGcaggaagaagatgaagccGTGGATGAAATTAAGCAGGAGATCAAATTTACGAAACAGAGCTCCGTAGCTTCTACTAGAAATACACTGAAAATGGCTCAAGATGCTGAAAGAGCAGGTATGAACACATTGGGTATGCTAGGTCATCAAAGCGAACAGTTGAATAACGTAGAAGGTAATTTAGACTTAATGAAAGTGCAAAATAAAGTTGCAGACGAAAAAGTTGCggaattgaagaagttgaatCGTAGTATATTGGCTGTTCATGTCTCTAATCCATTTAATTCCAAGAGAAGGAGAAGGGAGAGAGAAGAGCAACTGAAGAATAGGAaaatcgaagaaaaattaatgagAGAACAGACAAATCAACAGCTGTCCCAGTCTACTCAAAGAATAGAAGGCGCTATGAACGCAAACAATAACATAAGTGAGGTGCGTGAAAGATATCAGAGGCAGAATGTTTTAGAAAAGGCAAAGAGGTATCAGTTTGagaatgatgaagaagatgacgagATGGAATTGGAAATTGATAGGAATTTGGACCAGATCCAGCAAGTTAGTAACcgattgaagaaaatggcCTTGACCACTGGTAAAGAACTAGACTCTCAGCAAAAACGTCTTAACAACATTGAAGAAAGCACTGATGATCTGGATATCAATCTTCATATGAATACCAACAGGTTGGCTGGTATCAGATAG